The Reinekea forsetii genome contains the following window.
TTGCTGGGCTCGGATACGATCTGGTCGAGGGGATTAGCCTTTGGCAGTTCGGCCATTGCCGACGCAATCGCAGCTGGCATTGCCGCTTGCTCCGGCCCAGTCGATGTCGGCTTTAGGTCTTCCATGGAGGCGAGTTCGGCGGTCGCTAAAATATTTTTTGCGCGCGCAAATTTTTCCAAATCGAGTACGTCAATTGGTTTGGAGAGCTGGTCTTGGACGATTGGAGCTGAGGTTTTTTTTGCGACGAAGACGGACGTCTCTATTGGATCCGTTTGGGCAATAATCAAAGTCGCTTTAGGTTCGATTTTTTTGCCCAGCGCGTCGGGTTTTAGTATTTTTTTTGGTGTCGCCGTCTTGGTCGGCAATGTGCTGCTAAGAGCTTTTTTTGTCTGGGTTTGGGCGCTGCCCTGCGGCACGGGCGTAATAGTATTTATGCTGCTTTGGAGCTGCACTGTTAAACTATTTTTCGTCGCCATTGGCGCCGAAGTCTGCGGTATTTTGACCAATGCGAATATAGCCAGGTGCACCAAAATGGAACCGGTAAAAAATACCAGTCGCCAGATCGTATCGCGTGCAGACATTGTAAATAAGGGGTTGACGGCTTCGTCGGACACTCTATACTCGCTTCCAAATTCAGGTGACCTACAACGTTTAAACGGGAAACTGGTGTGAAACCAGTACTGCCCCCGCAACGGTGAGAGAGGGTAAACCATTGAATCAATATATGCCACTGCGCAAGCGGGAAGGGATTGATTCAACAGCCTAGCTGAGCCTCTCAAGTCCGGATACCGGCCTGATGTCATTTTTCCGTACGGGTGGGTGCATGTCGTTTAGACAATCGTGCAGCGTTTCGCTGTGGTCTGTAATTTTTTGCCTTTTTGTAACAACTCCGTCTGCAGAAGACTTAGTTGATGCATCGGTTGGCGCGCAAACTGATGCGGCCCAGCCGACGGCTAATATTTTGCCGACCCTATATTCTGCCATTACCCCCGCTTTCAGCACCCAGCCGGAATTCAGTACCGCCCAAGTCACCGTAATCGATGCCAGCCAATTTGCGGCTAGCGCTCTAAGCGTCGCCGATGTTATCGAGCGAGCCCCCTCTGTGCAGTTGCAACAAACCGGGGCCACTGGTAGCTATGCCAGCGTCAGCGTGCGCGGCGCAC
Protein-coding sequences here:
- a CDS encoding energy transducer TonB, which encodes MATKNSLTVQLQSSINTITPVPQGSAQTQTKKALSSTLPTKTATPKKILKPDALGKKIEPKATLIIAQTDPIETSVFVAKKTSAPIVQDQLSKPIDVLDLEKFARAKNILATAELASMEDLKPTSTGPEQAAMPAAIASAMAELPKANPLDQIVSEPSNEFQSTAQVEPDRVDRRDVQNFAAARFAGRPPVPIKPASAIRKRLRGELVLRGFVGASGQLEQPFVQRSSGHLELDQAALEQALAWSFQPALEDGVATGQWVEWTVAFR